One genomic window of Haemophilus haemolyticus includes the following:
- a CDS encoding DHA2 family efflux MFS transporter permease subunit, translating into MDNSAKKFPPIQGGALILLTLALSLATFMQVLDSTIANVAIPTIAGDLGASFSQGTWVITSFGVANAISIPITGWLAKRFGEVRLFLVSTFLFVVSSWLCGIADSLEALIIFRVIQGAVAGPVIPLSQSLLLNNYPPEKRGMALAFWSMTIVVAPIFGPILGGWISDNIHWGWIFFINVPIGLLVVLISWKILGNRESEIIHQPIDKVGLVLLVLGVGCLQLMLDQGREQDWFNSNEIIILAVVAVVCLIALVIWELTDDNPVVDISLFYSRNFSVGCLCTSLAFLIYLGSVVLIPLLLQQVFHYTATWAGLAASPVGLFPILLSPIIGRFGYKIDMRVLVTISFIVYAITFYWRAVTFEPSMTFADVALPQLVQGLAVACFFMPLTTITLSGLPAHKMASASSLFNFLRTLAGSVGTSLTTFMWYNREAVHHTQLTEYINPYNPISQSFYHQMNQFGLSDTQTSAYLAQQITSQGFIIGANEIFWLSAMGFLGLFIVIWFAKPPFGGRH; encoded by the coding sequence ATGGACAATTCCGCCAAAAAATTTCCACCTATTCAAGGTGGCGCGCTGATTTTATTAACACTAGCTTTATCTCTCGCCACCTTTATGCAAGTATTAGATTCTACCATTGCAAATGTGGCGATTCCTACTATAGCGGGCGATCTTGGTGCATCTTTTAGCCAAGGAACGTGGGTAATTACTTCTTTTGGTGTGGCAAATGCGATTTCTATTCCAATAACAGGTTGGTTAGCAAAACGTTTTGGCGAAGTGCGGTTATTTTTAGTTTCAACTTTTTTATTTGTTGTCTCTTCTTGGCTTTGTGGGATTGCAGATAGTCTTGAAGCATTAATTATTTTTCGCGTCATTCAAGGTGCTGTCGCAGGCCCAGTGATTCCTCTTTCGCAAAGTTTATTATTAAATAATTACCCGCCAGAAAAACGTGGAATGGCATTGGCATTTTGGTCAATGACTATTGTGGTTGCGCCTATTTTTGGTCCAATTTTAGGCGGATGGATTAGTGATAATATCCACTGGGGATGGATCTTCTTTATCAATGTTCCGATTGGTTTATTAGTTGTGCTAATCAGCTGGAAGATTTTGGGGAACCGAGAAAGTGAAATTATTCATCAACCTATTGATAAAGTCGGTTTAGTTTTACTTGTCTTAGGCGTGGGATGTTTGCAATTAATGCTTGATCAGGGACGTGAGCAAGATTGGTTTAATTCTAATGAAATCATTATATTAGCTGTTGTTGCTGTTGTTTGTCTGATTGCTTTGGTTATTTGGGAATTGACAGATGATAATCCTGTAGTAGATATTTCGCTTTTCTATTCTCGTAATTTTAGCGTAGGGTGTTTATGTACCAGTTTAGCCTTTTTGATTTATTTAGGTTCTGTGGTATTAATTCCGCTCTTGCTACAACAAGTCTTCCATTACACCGCGACGTGGGCTGGGCTTGCGGCTTCCCCAGTTGGATTATTCCCAATTTTGCTTTCACCGATTATTGGGCGTTTCGGTTATAAGATCGATATGCGAGTTTTAGTGACGATAAGTTTTATTGTATATGCAATAACATTTTATTGGCGAGCGGTGACTTTCGAGCCATCAATGACTTTTGCTGATGTGGCTTTACCACAATTAGTGCAAGGTTTAGCGGTAGCCTGTTTCTTTATGCCACTTACCACGATAACCTTGTCTGGTTTACCTGCGCATAAAATGGCTTCTGCGTCTAGCTTATTTAACTTCTTGAGAACTTTAGCGGGTTCTGTAGGGACATCTTTAACTACATTTATGTGGTATAACCGTGAAGCTGTTCACCATACTCAATTAACAGAATACATTAATCCTTATAACCCAATTTCCCAAAGTTTTTACCATCAAATGAATCAATTTGGTTTAAGTGATACCCAAACTTCAGCTTACCTCGCTCAACAAATAACATCGCAAGGATTTATTATTGGTGCAAATGAAATATTTTGGTTATCAGCTATGGGATTCTTAGGATTGTTTATTGTGATTTGGTTTGCAAAACCACCTTTTGGGGGCAGACATTAG
- the zipA gene encoding cell division protein ZipA yields MDLNTILIIVGILALIALIVHGLWSNRREKSKYFDKANKFDRTSHVQRSHTQEETQPTNANLSHVTAAQANAPIRHQVMPNAAVTQEPVDYRQSEKSVDDIKISIPNVQPVYDMGNHRSEPLKPTQPQYDMPTSNSVANMTLEQIEEQSQNASFDGINSSSPELRAQLAELAHEERQVDYNVSFNEPKAETTTKPKQKTGYIQLYLIPKSSDQFNGAKLVQALENLGFILGEDEMYHRHLDLSVASPVLFSVANLEQPGIFDSYNLVDFSTMGIVFFMQLPSPGNNLANLRMMIRAAHTLAEDLQGIVLTEEQEIFDENAEQTYLARV; encoded by the coding sequence ATGGATTTAAATACAATTTTGATTATTGTGGGCATTTTGGCACTTATTGCCTTAATCGTGCACGGATTATGGTCAAATCGTCGTGAGAAATCAAAATATTTTGATAAAGCTAATAAATTTGACCGCACTTCTCATGTGCAAAGATCCCATACTCAAGAAGAAACGCAACCAACAAATGCTAATTTGTCTCACGTCACTGCAGCGCAAGCAAATGCCCCAATTCGTCATCAAGTCATGCCTAATGCAGCTGTGACTCAAGAACCTGTTGATTATAGACAAAGTGAAAAAAGCGTCGATGACATTAAGATTTCGATTCCAAATGTTCAACCTGTTTATGATATGGGAAATCATCGTTCTGAGCCGTTAAAGCCGACTCAACCACAATATGATATGCCGACATCAAATAGCGTTGCGAATATGACATTGGAACAAATTGAAGAACAAAGCCAAAATGCTAGTTTCGATGGAATTAATTCATCATCACCAGAATTAAGAGCGCAACTTGCGGAATTAGCTCACGAAGAACGTCAAGTGGACTACAACGTATCTTTTAATGAACCAAAAGCAGAAACCACAACTAAACCGAAACAAAAAACTGGCTATATTCAACTTTATCTTATTCCAAAATCTAGCGACCAATTCAATGGTGCGAAATTAGTACAAGCACTTGAAAACTTAGGGTTTATCTTGGGTGAGGATGAAATGTATCACCGCCACTTAGATTTAAGTGTGGCAAGCCCCGTTCTCTTCAGCGTGGCAAATTTAGAGCAACCAGGAATATTCGATTCCTATAACTTAGTAGATTTCAGCACAATGGGAATTGTATTCTTCATGCAACTGCCATCGCCAGGTAATAATCTCGCTAATTTACGAATGATGATCCGCGCTGCACATACATTAGCCGAAGATTTACAAGGCATCGTGCTTACTGAAGAACAAGAAATCTTTGATGAAAATGCAGAGCAAACATATCTTGCTCGCGTGTAA
- a CDS encoding restriction endonuclease PLD domain-containing protein, with the protein MNTVFSNIAQAEITDRSLNKVWMDLFKSADEVTMATGYVSNDAIKELHKIIEHNPKLRKLDLLVGMHYLEGFTRPQYDSLCELNQFLQEEKRGSVFISPFVKFHGKMYSFKNGKQIDSLIGSANLTCFWDSTERTYETMLHLNGNEALSLQTDIQSTITKLGKPISEVETPNNFKEHNSHLENCLGVSKVNAADVALLFMQTSIYKFDIQAKTEKSSNLNVFFGKGREDQRGFIKPRPWYEVEIIVSKYITKQHGYPYHKSFTVITDDGWKFKCKTSGDYSKNFRSENDLKTLGKWIKGRLESTNCLKTGEMITEETLRKYGNDKFEFRSTDNPDVWLLSFKGKN; encoded by the coding sequence ATGAACACCGTTTTTTCTAATATCGCTCAAGCTGAAATTACAGATCGTTCGCTCAATAAAGTTTGGATGGACTTATTTAAGTCTGCTGATGAAGTCACTATGGCGACTGGTTATGTTTCTAATGATGCGATTAAAGAATTGCATAAAATCATTGAGCATAATCCTAAATTAAGAAAACTGGATCTTTTAGTTGGAATGCACTATTTGGAAGGTTTTACTCGTCCACAATATGACAGCCTTTGTGAGCTTAATCAATTCTTGCAAGAAGAAAAACGTGGCTCTGTTTTCATTTCTCCCTTTGTTAAATTCCACGGAAAAATGTATTCCTTTAAAAACGGAAAACAAATTGACAGCTTAATTGGTTCAGCAAATTTAACTTGTTTTTGGGATAGTACAGAACGTACTTATGAAACAATGCTTCATTTAAATGGAAATGAGGCATTAAGTCTGCAAACGGATATTCAAAGCACAATTACTAAGCTAGGAAAACCTATTAGCGAAGTTGAAACGCCAAATAACTTTAAAGAACATAATAGCCATTTAGAAAATTGCTTGGGTGTAAGCAAAGTTAACGCAGCTGATGTAGCACTATTATTTATGCAAACATCAATTTATAAATTTGATATTCAGGCTAAAACCGAAAAAAGCAGTAATCTAAATGTTTTCTTTGGAAAAGGGCGAGAAGATCAGCGAGGCTTTATCAAGCCAAGACCTTGGTATGAAGTAGAGATTATCGTTTCAAAATATATTACAAAGCAACATGGCTATCCGTACCATAAATCATTTACTGTAATTACTGATGACGGTTGGAAATTTAAATGTAAAACATCAGGAGATTACTCTAAAAACTTTCGTTCTGAAAATGATCTCAAAACATTAGGGAAATGGATCAAAGGCAGATTAGAAAGTACCAACTGTTTGAAAACAGGTGAAATGATTACCGAAGAAACTCTACGTAAATACGGTAATGATAAATTTGAATTTCGTTCAACGGATAATCCTGATGTTTGGTTGCTTTCGTTTAAGGGGAAAAACTAA
- the cysZ gene encoding sulfate transporter CysZ yields the protein MLNPNELKSGFHYFVMGWHYITQKGLRRFVIIPILLNTVLLCGLFWLFISQITSAIDWVMNFIPDWLSFLSVILLTLSILTILLLFYFTFTTLSGFIAAPFNGLLAEKVEKILTGENINDDSLVDVMRDVPRMLTREWQKLRYSLPKIIALFLLSFIPLVGQTIVPVLTFLFTCWMMAIQYCDYPFDNHKVSFDIMKNALGNQRTQSLTFGGLVTCCTFVPVINLLIMPVAVCGATVMWVENYRNYLRFNMNSYPSSQTGLDVRSENTGVVK from the coding sequence ATGTTGAATCCCAATGAATTAAAATCTGGCTTCCATTATTTTGTAATGGGCTGGCATTACATCACACAAAAAGGTTTGCGTCGGTTTGTTATTATTCCAATTTTGCTCAATACCGTTTTGCTTTGTGGTTTATTTTGGCTTTTTATTAGCCAAATCACGAGTGCGATTGATTGGGTAATGAATTTTATTCCAGACTGGCTTAGTTTTCTCAGTGTAATTTTACTGACACTTTCGATCTTAACAATTTTATTGCTCTTTTATTTTACCTTCACCACACTTTCTGGCTTTATTGCCGCACCTTTTAATGGCTTGCTAGCGGAAAAAGTAGAAAAAATACTGACAGGTGAAAATATCAATGATGATAGTCTTGTGGATGTAATGAGAGATGTGCCTCGTATGCTTACTCGAGAATGGCAAAAATTACGTTATAGCCTCCCCAAAATTATCGCCTTGTTTTTACTGAGTTTTATTCCTTTGGTTGGGCAAACCATCGTGCCTGTACTTACTTTCTTGTTCACTTGTTGGATGATGGCAATTCAATACTGTGATTATCCTTTTGATAATCATAAAGTCTCTTTTGATATCATGAAAAATGCGCTTGGCAATCAACGAACTCAAAGTTTAACTTTTGGTGGATTAGTAACTTGTTGCACGTTTGTGCCTGTGATTAATTTATTAATTATGCCTGTTGCAGTATGTGGTGCGACGGTGATGTGGGTGGAAAATTATCGTAATTACTTACGTTTTAATATGAATAGCTACCCATCATCTCAAACGGGGCTTGATGTTCGTTCAGAAAATACAGGGGTTGTTAAATAG
- the ligA gene encoding NAD-dependent DNA ligase LigA yields the protein MTNIQTQIDNLRKTLRQYEYEYHVLDNPTVPDSEYDRLFHQLKALELEHPEFLTSDSPTQRVGAKPLSGFSQIRHEIPMLSLDNAFSDEEFNAFVKRIEDRLIVLPKPLTFCCEPKLDGLAVSILYVNGVLTQAATRGDGTTGEDITANIRTIRNIPLQLLTDNPPARLEVRGEVFMPHAGFERLNEYALEHGEKTFSNPRNAAAGSLRQLDPNITSKRPLVLNAYGIGISEGVELPNTHYARLQWLKSIGIPVNPEIRLCNGTNEVLDFYRDIQNKRSSLGYDIDGTVLKINDIALQNELGFISKAPRWAIAYKFPAQEQLTVLNDVEFQVGRTGAITPVAKLEPVFVAGVTVSNATLHNGDEIERLNIAIGDTVVIRRAGDVIPQIIGVLHERRPDNAKPIIFPTNCPVCDSQIIRIEGEAVARCTGGLFCAAQRKEALKHFVSRKAMDIDGVGGKLIEQLVDRELIHTPADLFKLDLTTLTRLERMGAKSAENALNSLEKAKSTTLARFIFALGIREVGEATALNLANHFKTLDALKSADLEELQQVPDVGEVVANRIFVFWREAHNVAVVEDLIAQGVHWETVEVKEASENFFKDKTVVLTGTLTQMGRNEAKSLLQQLGAKVSGSVSSKTDFVIAGNAAGSKLAKAQELNITVLTEEEFLEQVNILN from the coding sequence ATGACAAATATTCAAACTCAAATAGACAATCTACGTAAAACCTTGCGCCAATATGAATACGAATATCACGTTCTAGATAATCCTACAGTACCTGATAGCGAATATGATCGTCTCTTTCATCAACTAAAAGCGTTAGAACTAGAACATCCTGAATTTCTTACTTCAGATTCTCCAACGCAACGAGTTGGGGCAAAACCACTTTCTGGATTTAGTCAAATTCGTCATGAAATTCCCATGCTCTCTTTAGATAATGCTTTTTCCGATGAAGAATTCAATGCCTTTGTAAAACGCATTGAAGATCGTTTAATCGTATTACCTAAACCACTTACCTTCTGTTGTGAACCTAAACTTGATGGTTTAGCAGTGAGTATTTTGTATGTAAATGGCGTGCTCACCCAAGCAGCCACTCGTGGTGATGGCACCACAGGCGAAGATATTACAGCAAATATCCGCACTATTCGTAATATTCCATTACAACTTCTAACAGACAATCCTCCCGCACGTTTAGAAGTGCGAGGCGAAGTTTTTATGCCACACGCAGGATTTGAGCGTTTAAATGAATATGCGCTAGAACATGGTGAAAAGACCTTTTCTAACCCTCGTAATGCGGCGGCAGGCTCTTTGCGTCAACTTGATCCTAATATTACAAGTAAACGCCCATTAGTATTAAATGCTTATGGTATTGGGATCTCTGAAGGCGTTGAACTGCCAAATACTCATTATGCTCGTTTGCAATGGCTAAAATCTATCGGTATTCCTGTGAATCCAGAAATTCGTTTATGTAATGGCACAAATGAAGTTTTAGATTTTTACCGAGATATTCAAAATAAACGAAGCTCTCTGGGTTATGACATTGACGGAACCGTATTAAAAATCAATGATATAGCCTTACAAAATGAACTAGGATTTATTTCCAAAGCACCTCGCTGGGCGATTGCTTACAAGTTCCCAGCCCAAGAACAATTAACGGTGCTGAATGATGTTGAATTCCAAGTTGGCCGAACGGGTGCAATCACACCAGTCGCTAAATTAGAACCAGTATTTGTTGCTGGTGTTACAGTAAGTAATGCCACCTTACACAATGGTGATGAAATTGAACGCTTAAATATTGCTATTGGCGATACTGTTGTCATTCGCCGAGCAGGGGATGTAATTCCACAAATTATCGGTGTATTACATGAACGCCGCCCGGATAATGCTAAACCAATTATTTTCCCGACAAACTGCCCTGTGTGCGACTCTCAAATTATTCGTATTGAAGGCGAAGCGGTGGCGCGCTGTACGGGAGGATTATTCTGTGCGGCACAACGCAAAGAGGCGTTAAAACATTTCGTCTCTCGTAAAGCAATGGACATTGATGGTGTAGGCGGAAAATTAATAGAACAATTAGTCGATCGAGAACTGATTCATACACCAGCGGACTTATTTAAACTTGATTTAACTACGCTCACACGCTTAGAAAGAATGGGCGCAAAATCTGCAGAAAATGCTCTCAATAGTCTTGAGAAAGCCAAAAGCACGACCCTTGCTCGCTTTATTTTTGCTTTAGGCATCCGCGAAGTGGGTGAAGCCACGGCATTGAATCTTGCGAATCACTTCAAAACTTTAGATGCGCTTAAATCCGCTGATCTTGAAGAGCTTCAACAAGTGCCTGATGTGGGTGAAGTTGTAGCAAACAGAATTTTTGTGTTCTGGCGTGAAGCGCATAATGTTGCCGTTGTTGAGGATTTAATCGCACAAGGCGTACATTGGGAAACTGTGGAAGTAAAAGAAGCCAGTGAAAACTTCTTCAAAGATAAAACCGTCGTCCTCACCGGCACCCTCACTCAAATGGGACGCAATGAGGCAAAATCATTATTACAACAGCTAGGCGCAAAAGTAAGTGGCTCAGTTTCCAGCAAAACGGACTTTGTCATCGCAGGTAACGCAGCTGGCTCTAAACTCGCCAAAGCGCAGGAACTAAATATTACAGTATTAACAGAAGAAGAATTTTTAGAGCAGGTTAATATTTTAAATTAG
- the cysK gene encoding cysteine synthase A yields MTIYADNSYSIGNTPLVRLKHFGHNGNVVVKIEGRNPSYSVKCRIGANMVWQAEKDGTLTKGKEIVDATSGNTGIALAYVAAARGYKITLTMPETMSLERKRLLRGLGVNLVLTEGAKGMKGAIAKAEEIVASDPNRYVMLKQFENPANPQIHRETTGPEIWKDTDGKVDVIVAGVGTGGTITGISRAIKLDFGKQITSVAVEPVESPVITQTLAGEEAKPGPHKIQGIGAGFIPKNLDLSIIDRVETVDSDTALATARRLMAEEGILAGISSGAAVAAADRLAKLPEFADKLIVVILPSASERYLSTALFEGIEG; encoded by the coding sequence ATGACAATTTATGCAGACAATTCTTATTCTATCGGAAATACGCCACTTGTGCGTTTAAAACATTTTGGTCATAACGGAAATGTGGTCGTGAAAATTGAAGGTCGTAACCCAAGCTACAGCGTAAAATGCCGTATTGGAGCGAATATGGTGTGGCAAGCAGAAAAAGATGGCACGCTTACGAAAGGAAAAGAAATTGTAGATGCAACGAGCGGTAATACAGGTATTGCTTTGGCCTATGTTGCAGCAGCTAGAGGTTATAAAATCACACTCACCATGCCGGAAACAATGAGCCTAGAAAGAAAACGCTTATTGCGCGGATTGGGTGTTAATTTAGTGCTTACCGAAGGCGCAAAAGGAATGAAAGGCGCGATTGCGAAAGCAGAAGAAATTGTTGCTTCTGATCCAAACCGCTATGTCATGCTTAAACAATTTGAAAATCCAGCTAATCCACAAATTCATCGAGAAACAACAGGCCCTGAAATTTGGAAAGATACGGATGGAAAAGTCGATGTTATTGTTGCTGGCGTAGGAACAGGCGGCACCATTACGGGTATTTCTCGCGCGATTAAATTAGATTTTGGTAAACAAATCACTTCTGTTGCCGTTGAGCCAGTGGAATCTCCTGTGATTACTCAAACTTTAGCGGGCGAAGAAGCAAAACCAGGTCCACACAAAATTCAGGGTATCGGTGCTGGTTTTATTCCAAAAAATTTAGATTTATCTATTATTGATCGCGTAGAAACTGTTGATAGCGATACCGCACTTGCCACAGCTCGTCGCTTAATGGCGGAAGAAGGCATTCTTGCAGGTATTTCATCTGGTGCAGCTGTCGCGGCTGCAGATCGCCTAGCTAAATTACCAGAATTTGCTGATAAACTCATTGTCGTTATTTTGCCTTCAGCTTCAGAGCGCTATTTAAGCACAGCATTGTTTGAAGGGATTGAGGGATAA
- a CDS encoding DNA cytosine methyltransferase, with the protein MQSNQISLFDAQTKPKILSLFSGCGGLDLGFHQAGFETVWANDFSHWACESFRKNIGDVIVEGDIEQIDPNDPTIPDCDIILGGFPCQDFSMIWKQPGLDGERGNLYKSFLRFVNAKKPKVFVAENVKGLLTANKKKAIQQIITDFESCGYYVQAKLYNFAEFGVPQFRERVLIVGVRLDTGFDFHHPQPTHNASGENGLKPYVTAGQAVSNIPSDAMNNELMKISDKTRQMLSLIREGGNFTDIPKDHPLYVKGMISHVYRRMHRDEPSKTIIAAGGGGTWGYHFPEPRAFTNRERARLQSFPDDFEFIGSTTEVRRQIGNAVPPQGVVELAKAILPIFSGNYKKVDLYKKLEAEKAEVFQDRLNKIRGGKR; encoded by the coding sequence ATGCAATCTAATCAAATTTCCCTGTTTGATGCTCAAACCAAACCTAAAATTCTTTCTCTTTTTTCAGGCTGTGGCGGTCTAGATCTTGGCTTTCATCAAGCTGGATTTGAAACCGTTTGGGCGAACGACTTTTCCCATTGGGCTTGTGAAAGTTTCCGTAAAAATATTGGCGATGTGATTGTGGAGGGCGATATTGAGCAAATCGATCCGAACGATCCTACCATTCCCGATTGTGACATTATTCTTGGTGGTTTTCCGTGTCAAGATTTCTCAATGATTTGGAAACAACCTGGCTTAGACGGCGAGCGTGGCAATCTTTACAAGAGCTTTTTACGCTTTGTAAACGCTAAAAAGCCCAAAGTTTTTGTGGCAGAAAACGTGAAAGGTTTGCTCACGGCAAACAAGAAAAAAGCTATTCAGCAGATAATTACCGATTTTGAAAGCTGCGGTTACTACGTTCAGGCGAAATTGTATAACTTTGCTGAATTTGGCGTGCCACAATTTCGTGAACGAGTGCTGATTGTCGGTGTGCGTTTAGATACTGGCTTTGATTTTCACCACCCACAGCCCACCCATAATGCAAGCGGTGAAAATGGGCTGAAACCTTACGTTACCGCAGGTCAAGCTGTTTCTAATATTCCAAGTGATGCGATGAATAATGAACTGATGAAAATCAGCGACAAAACTCGTCAAATGCTGTCGCTTATTCGAGAAGGTGGCAATTTTACCGATATTCCCAAAGATCACCCATTATATGTGAAAGGAATGATTAGCCATGTTTATCGCCGAATGCACCGAGATGAACCCTCTAAAACTATTATTGCGGCTGGCGGTGGTGGTACTTGGGGTTATCACTTCCCTGAACCTCGAGCTTTTACCAACCGTGAACGAGCAAGATTACAAAGTTTTCCTGACGATTTTGAATTTATCGGTTCAACCACTGAAGTACGTCGTCAAATTGGTAATGCTGTACCACCGCAAGGTGTGGTAGAGCTTGCAAAGGCGATTTTACCGATTTTTTCGGGCAATTATAAAAAAGTGGATTTATACAAAAAATTGGAAGCCGAAAAAGCCGAAGTTTTCCAAGATCGTTTAAATAAAATTCGTGGAGGAAAACGATGA
- a CDS encoding Z1 domain-containing protein, with translation MLKTYLNKLTPPELADSVKNTVSGFMDKLAQIELKKVQNVLLLGNVQSGKTAQVLGVLSALADDGDHKVFLYLTTDSVDLQQQTVKRAKTSLDRFIVLSEDDDKSFTQVMKADNPILVVIKKNASVLKRWRNLFKSQENLKGYPLVIVDDEADAASLNTNANKQDKDASTINKLLNEIKNSCCQSLFIQLTATPQSLLLQHQESEWQPEFIHFFEAGEKYIGGNFVFSDPPNKLIFRPIDSELDEIKDDSGEIPEGVTRALQSFLLTCAEFDLCRKTNCNFALHPSYKIQDHTAFADKIQACLNDLVQAVNNDENFANSFKESYQDLQQTKPDIHHFEEIYENLTALLQDKRISVVVLNSKTEADFDLEKGFNIVIGGNVIGRGLTIPKLQTVYYSRTAKKPNADTFWQHSRIFGYDRDISLLRLYMPMDVYKFFVSLNQANNLIIEQAKQLNGNVQIIYPKNINPTRKNVLKSDAVNQLVGGVNYFPFKPNEKNLSQINGLLPTIEQNPIKEDLYQIDNETLFLILENLGNYQSDDWDKEKFVTSIQALQTQRPSFKNYVLIKKGRKIGRATGTMLSEDDRKLGDKYPNDLFLTLYLVVGDENKGWKGEDFWLPNIKLPHKGLVYWGLK, from the coding sequence ATGCTGAAAACTTATTTAAATAAACTTACACCACCTGAGTTAGCGGATTCTGTAAAAAATACCGTTTCAGGATTTATGGATAAATTGGCCCAAATTGAGCTGAAAAAAGTTCAAAATGTTTTGTTACTAGGTAATGTGCAAAGTGGTAAAACCGCCCAAGTTTTAGGTGTATTAAGTGCATTAGCAGATGATGGCGATCATAAAGTTTTTCTCTATCTCACTACGGATAGTGTTGATTTACAACAGCAAACGGTAAAACGAGCCAAAACCAGTTTGGATAGATTTATTGTTTTATCAGAAGATGATGACAAAAGTTTTACTCAAGTAATGAAAGCTGATAATCCAATTTTGGTGGTTATTAAAAAAAATGCTAGTGTGTTAAAACGTTGGCGGAATTTATTTAAAAGCCAAGAAAATTTGAAAGGCTATCCGCTGGTTATTGTGGACGACGAAGCCGATGCGGCAAGTTTAAATACTAATGCAAATAAACAGGATAAAGATGCTAGTACAATCAATAAACTATTGAATGAAATCAAAAATAGCTGTTGCCAAAGTTTATTTATTCAATTAACCGCTACTCCACAGTCTTTATTATTACAACACCAAGAATCTGAGTGGCAACCCGAATTTATCCATTTTTTTGAAGCAGGTGAAAAATATATTGGTGGCAATTTTGTTTTTTCTGATCCACCGAACAAACTTATTTTCCGTCCGATTGACAGTGAGCTAGATGAAATTAAAGATGATAGCGGAGAAATTCCCGAAGGTGTAACACGAGCTTTGCAAAGTTTTTTATTAACTTGTGCAGAATTTGATTTATGTAGAAAAACAAATTGCAATTTTGCCTTGCACCCAAGTTATAAAATTCAAGATCACACCGCCTTTGCTGATAAAATTCAGGCTTGTTTAAATGATCTCGTACAAGCAGTGAATAATGATGAAAATTTTGCAAATAGTTTTAAAGAAAGCTACCAAGATTTGCAGCAAACCAAACCAGATATTCATCACTTTGAAGAAATCTACGAAAACCTGACTGCACTTTTGCAAGATAAAAGAATCAGTGTTGTTGTACTAAACTCTAAGACTGAAGCTGATTTTGATTTAGAAAAAGGATTTAATATCGTAATTGGCGGTAATGTGATTGGACGTGGCTTAACTATTCCAAAATTACAGACAGTTTATTACAGTCGTACAGCGAAAAAGCCGAATGCTGATACCTTTTGGCAACATTCTCGCATTTTTGGTTATGATCGTGATATATCTCTATTAAGGCTTTATATGCCTATGGATGTATATAAATTTTTTGTATCGCTTAATCAAGCAAATAATTTAATTATTGAACAAGCTAAACAATTAAACGGAAATGTACAAATTATTTATCCGAAAAATATCAACCCAACTCGTAAAAATGTGTTGAAATCAGATGCAGTCAATCAACTAGTTGGTGGTGTAAATTATTTTCCATTTAAGCCAAATGAAAAAAATTTATCCCAGATCAATGGATTACTACCTACTATTGAGCAAAATCCAATTAAGGAGGATTTATATCAAATTGACAATGAAACCTTATTTTTAATTTTAGAAAATCTAGGTAATTATCAATCTGATGATTGGGATAAAGAAAAATTTGTCACCAGTATTCAAGCCTTACAAACTCAACGACCAAGTTTTAAAAATTATGTTTTAATCAAAAAGGGAAGAAAAATTGGTAGAGCCACCGGCACAATGCTTTCCGAAGATGACCGTAAATTGGGTGATAAATACCCAAATGATTTGTTTTTAACACTTTATCTTGTTGTTGGTGATGAAAATAAAGGTTGGAAAGGCGAAGATTTTTGGCTGCCTAATATTAAATTACCGCATAAAGGTTTAGTTTATTGGGGATTGAAATAA